Proteins encoded within one genomic window of Sphingomonas sp. KRR8:
- the gap gene encoding type I glyceraldehyde-3-phosphate dehydrogenase gives MTKVAINGFGRIGRLVARAILERPDCGLELVAINDLADAKSNAWLFKRDSVHGAFPGEVSAEGDSLVVNGKHIRVTAERDPAKLPHRELGVELALECTGFFTDKEGGQKHLDAGAKRVLISAPAKGADLTVVYGVNHDKLTPEHKIVSNASCTTNCLAPVAKVLNDAIGIERGLMTTVHAYTNDQKILDQIHSDLRRARAAAMNIIPTTTGAARAVGEVLPELKGKLDGSAVRVPVPDGSLIDLTFTPKRPTSVEEVNGALKAASESGPLKGVLVYSDEPLVSIDIVHTPQSSTVDSLETAVLEGTLVRVVSWYDNEWGFSNRMVDTACAMAKLG, from the coding sequence ATGACCAAGGTTGCCATCAACGGGTTCGGCCGCATCGGCCGACTGGTCGCACGCGCGATCCTTGAGCGGCCTGATTGCGGCCTTGAACTGGTTGCGATCAACGATCTTGCCGATGCTAAGTCCAACGCCTGGTTGTTCAAGCGTGACAGTGTCCACGGCGCCTTTCCGGGCGAGGTCAGCGCCGAAGGCGACTCGCTTGTCGTCAACGGAAAGCACATCCGCGTTACTGCGGAACGCGACCCCGCGAAGCTGCCGCACCGAGAGCTCGGCGTCGAACTGGCGCTCGAGTGCACCGGCTTCTTCACCGACAAGGAAGGCGGCCAGAAGCACCTCGACGCAGGCGCCAAGCGCGTCCTGATCTCCGCTCCCGCCAAGGGCGCCGACCTGACGGTGGTCTATGGCGTCAATCACGACAAGCTGACGCCCGAGCACAAGATCGTCTCCAACGCGAGCTGCACCACCAACTGCCTCGCACCGGTCGCCAAGGTGCTGAACGACGCGATCGGGATCGAGCGCGGGCTGATGACTACCGTCCACGCCTATACCAACGACCAGAAGATCCTCGACCAAATCCACTCTGACCTGCGTCGCGCCCGTGCGGCGGCGATGAACATCATTCCGACCACCACCGGCGCCGCCCGCGCGGTGGGCGAGGTGCTGCCGGAGCTCAAGGGCAAGCTGGACGGCTCGGCCGTGCGCGTGCCCGTGCCGGACGGAAGCCTTATCGACCTGACCTTCACGCCCAAGCGACCGACCAGCGTCGAGGAAGTGAACGGCGCGCTTAAGGCAGCGAGCGAAAGCGGGCCGCTCAAGGGCGTTCTGGTCTATTCGGACGAACCGCTCGTCTCGATCGACATTGTGCATACCCCGCAGAGCTCGACAGTTGACAGCCTCGAGACTGCCGTGCTCGAGGGCACGCTGGTCCGGGTGGTCAGCTGGTACGACAATGAGTGGGGCTTCTCGAACCGCATGGTGGACACCGCCTGTGCGATGGCGAAGCTCGGCTGA